A genomic region of Pseudomonas sp. KU43P contains the following coding sequences:
- the trhA gene encoding PAQR family membrane homeostasis protein TrhA, with protein sequence MYYGERFNAWTHLVGAVLACIGAIWLIVVAGLQGDPWKIVSFSIYGGTLLLLYSISTLYHSTRGRAKVIMRKLDHLSIYLLIAGSYTPFCLVSLRGPWGWSLFGVVWGLAVIGMLQEIKPRSEARILSIIIYAVMGWIVLVAVKPLLNSLGTAGFAWLAAGGVFYTVGIIFFAFDSRFRHWHGIWHLFVIAGSLMHFVAVSFYVR encoded by the coding sequence ATGTATTACGGTGAACGCTTCAACGCCTGGACCCACCTGGTCGGTGCCGTCCTGGCCTGTATCGGTGCCATCTGGCTGATCGTCGTCGCAGGCCTGCAAGGCGACCCTTGGAAGATCGTCAGTTTCTCCATCTACGGCGGCACGCTGCTGCTGCTCTACAGTATCTCGACCCTTTACCACAGCACCCGCGGGCGGGCGAAGGTGATCATGCGCAAGCTCGATCACCTATCGATCTACCTGCTGATCGCCGGCAGCTACACACCCTTCTGCCTGGTCAGCCTGCGCGGCCCCTGGGGTTGGAGCCTGTTCGGCGTGGTCTGGGGGCTGGCGGTGATCGGCATGTTGCAGGAGATAAAACCACGCTCCGAGGCGAGGATCCTGTCGATCATCATCTATGCGGTGATGGGCTGGATCGTGCTGGTGGCGGTCAAACCGTTGCTGAACAGCCTTGGCACCGCCGGCTTTGCCTGGCTGGCGGCCGGCGGTGTGTTCTACACCGTGGGTATCATCTTCTTCGCCTTCGACAGCCGCTTTCGCCACTGGCATGGCATCTGGCACCTGTTCGTGATTGCCGGCAGCCTCATGCACTTCGTCGCGGTTTCGTTCTACGTGCGTTAG
- a CDS encoding 16S rRNA (uracil(1498)-N(3))-methyltransferase produces MRLSRFFIDAPLSLGEHDLPEAQAHYIGRVLRMAPGDAVQLFDGSGQEFLGQLLEVGKKSVRVSLDQALPGQAESPLQIHLGQGLSRGERMDWAIQKATELGVSEITPIVSERCEVRLKDERADKRLAHWRQVAISACEQCGRSTLPIIHPPVTLAEWSKTTDADLKLVLHPVAEPLTSHAKPARLAFLIGPEGGLSEAEVEQAKAAGFHAARLGPRVLRTETAPVVALAVAQQLWGDFS; encoded by the coding sequence ATGAGACTGTCCCGCTTCTTCATCGACGCCCCCCTGAGCCTCGGCGAGCACGACTTGCCCGAAGCCCAGGCCCATTACATCGGCCGCGTGCTGCGCATGGCCCCTGGCGATGCCGTGCAACTGTTCGACGGCAGCGGCCAGGAGTTCCTCGGCCAATTGCTCGAAGTGGGCAAGAAAAGCGTGCGCGTCAGCCTTGACCAGGCCCTGCCCGGTCAGGCCGAGTCGCCGCTGCAGATCCACCTTGGCCAGGGCCTGTCCCGCGGCGAGCGCATGGACTGGGCCATCCAGAAGGCCACCGAACTGGGCGTCAGCGAAATTACTCCGATTGTCAGCGAACGCTGTGAAGTGCGCCTGAAAGACGAACGCGCCGACAAGCGCCTGGCCCACTGGCGCCAGGTGGCCATCAGCGCCTGTGAACAGTGCGGCCGCTCGACCTTACCAATCATTCATCCACCAGTGACCCTGGCCGAATGGAGCAAGACCACTGACGCCGACCTGAAGCTGGTCCTGCATCCGGTTGCCGAGCCACTCACCAGCCATGCCAAACCGGCACGCCTGGCCTTCCTGATCGGCCCCGAAGGCGGCCTGAGCGAGGCTGAAGTCGAACAGGCCAAGGCGGCTGGCTTCCATGCCGCCCGCCTCGGCCCACGCGTGCTGCGCACCGAGACCGCGCCAGTGGTGGCCCTAGCGGTGGCACAGCAGCTGTGGGGCGATTTTTCCTGA
- a CDS encoding adenosylmethionine--8-amino-7-oxononanoate transaminase: MGLNDQWMQRDLKVLWHPCTQMKDHEQLPLIPIKRAEGVWLEDFEGKRYLDAVSSWWVNVFGHANPRINQRIKDQVDQLEHVILAGFSHQPVIELSERLVAMTPAGLDRVFYADNGSSCIEVALKMSFHYWQNIGKPAKKRFVTLTNSYHGETIAAMSVGDVPLFTETYKALLLDTIKVPSPDCYLRPEGMSWEEHSRNMFAAMEQTLAEHHETLSAVIIEPLIQGAGGMRMYHPVYLKLLREACDRYGVHLIHDEIAVGFGRTGTLFACEQAGIRPDFLCLSKALTGGYLPLAACLTTDTVYQAFYDDYPTLRAFLHSHSYTGNPLACAAALATLDIFEQDNVIEANKALSARMASATAHLADHAHVAEIRQTGMALAIEMVQDKAGKVAYPWQERRGLKVFEHALTRGALLRPLGSVVYFLPPYVITPEQIDFLAEVASEGIDIATRESVSVAVPASFHPDFRDPG, encoded by the coding sequence ATGGGCCTCAACGATCAGTGGATGCAACGTGACCTCAAGGTCCTGTGGCACCCCTGCACCCAGATGAAAGACCACGAGCAACTGCCCCTGATCCCGATCAAGCGCGCAGAAGGCGTGTGGCTCGAAGACTTCGAGGGCAAACGCTACCTGGATGCAGTAAGCAGCTGGTGGGTCAATGTGTTCGGCCATGCCAACCCGCGCATCAACCAGCGCATCAAAGACCAGGTCGACCAGCTCGAACATGTGATCCTTGCCGGTTTCAGCCATCAGCCAGTGATCGAACTGTCCGAGCGGCTGGTGGCCATGACCCCGGCCGGGCTGGACCGGGTGTTCTACGCCGACAACGGCTCGTCGTGCATCGAAGTGGCGCTGAAGATGAGCTTCCACTACTGGCAGAACATCGGCAAACCGGCGAAGAAGCGTTTCGTCACCCTGACCAACAGCTACCACGGCGAAACCATCGCCGCCATGTCGGTCGGCGACGTGCCCCTGTTCACCGAAACCTACAAGGCGTTGCTGCTCGACACCATCAAGGTGCCCAGCCCGGACTGCTACCTGCGCCCAGAAGGCATGAGCTGGGAAGAGCATTCGCGCAACATGTTCGCCGCCATGGAGCAGACGTTGGCCGAACACCACGAAACCCTTTCGGCGGTGATCATCGAGCCGCTGATCCAGGGCGCGGGGGGCATGCGCATGTATCACCCGGTGTACCTCAAGCTATTGCGCGAGGCCTGCGACCGTTATGGCGTGCACCTGATCCACGACGAGATCGCCGTGGGCTTCGGCCGCACCGGCACCCTGTTCGCCTGCGAACAGGCCGGCATACGCCCCGACTTCCTGTGCCTGTCCAAGGCCCTGACCGGTGGCTACCTGCCGCTGGCTGCCTGCCTCACTACCGACACCGTCTACCAGGCGTTCTACGACGATTATCCGACCCTGCGCGCCTTCCTCCACTCGCACAGCTACACCGGCAACCCGCTGGCCTGTGCCGCCGCCCTGGCAACCCTGGATATCTTCGAGCAGGACAACGTGATCGAGGCCAACAAGGCGTTGTCGGCACGCATGGCCAGCGCCACCGCGCACCTGGCCGACCACGCACACGTCGCTGAAATCCGCCAGACCGGCATGGCCCTGGCCATCGAGATGGTGCAGGACAAGGCTGGCAAGGTCGCCTACCCCTGGCAGGAGCGCCGTGGCTTGAAGGTGTTCGAACACGCTCTGACCCGCGGCGCCCTGTTGCGCCCACTGGGTAGCGTGGTGTATTTCCTGCCGCCGTATGTGATTACCCCGGAGCAGATCGACTTCCTGGCCGAGGTGGCCAGCGAAGGCATCGATATCGCCACGCGGGAAAGCGTAAGCGTCGCGGTGCCCGCCAGCTTCCACCCCGACTTCCGCGATCCGGGCTAG
- a CDS encoding FAD-dependent oxidoreductase — MAAAWVRLCALVLIGVSSGAALAKDKTPTAIVVGGGLAGLTAAYELQNKGWQVTLLEAKSGMGGRSGLATSEWIGNGKAQPVLNQYLDRFKLETLPAPEFVRTPGYLIDGEYFSATDLATKQPATAEALKRYEKTLDDLARSIDDPLNPQANSTLFALDQINVSTWLDKLQLPATARQLVNQQIRTRYDEPSRLSLLYFAQQNRVYRGVSDRDLRAARLPGGSPVLAQAFVKQLKTIKTSSPVTSIVQDKDGVTVKAGTTGYQADYVVMAVPLRALAKIQITPGLDTQHVAALRGTNYGWRDQLMLKFKQPVWESRSRMSGEIFSNAGLGMLWIEPALKGGANVVINLSGDNARLLQAFGDKQMVDQVLIRLHAFYPQARGAFTGYEVKRYSTDAGTGGAYLAYGPGQISKYWRLWERPVQRITFAGEHTDALYPGTLEGALRSGQRAASQVQDLLAGKSFDPAKAATVAAAATAGAAATQDKGGFFSRLFGGGDKAEVKAAPVAKVEEVAPAPAPAPAAAPAAVTPIAKEEPVKPAASKALPAKQAPAHKPAAKQAHKVTEQKKATAKSEPAKKPVTNAQAKAD; from the coding sequence ATGGCTGCTGCTTGGGTGCGCCTGTGCGCGTTGGTATTGATCGGTGTGTCCAGCGGCGCCGCGCTGGCCAAAGACAAAACGCCTACGGCGATCGTCGTGGGCGGTGGCCTGGCAGGCCTGACCGCGGCCTACGAGCTGCAGAACAAGGGCTGGCAGGTAACCCTGCTGGAAGCCAAGTCGGGCATGGGCGGCCGTTCGGGCCTGGCGACCAGCGAATGGATCGGCAATGGCAAGGCCCAGCCGGTGCTCAACCAGTACCTTGACCGTTTCAAGCTTGAAACCCTGCCCGCGCCGGAATTCGTGCGTACCCCGGGTTACTTGATCGACGGCGAGTACTTCAGCGCCACCGACCTGGCCACCAAGCAGCCTGCCACTGCCGAAGCCCTCAAGCGCTACGAGAAAACCCTCGACGACCTGGCGCGTTCGATCGACGACCCGCTCAACCCGCAGGCGAACAGTACCCTGTTCGCCCTTGACCAGATCAACGTGTCGACCTGGCTCGACAAGCTGCAGTTGCCGGCCACTGCACGGCAGCTGGTGAATCAGCAGATCCGCACCCGCTACGATGAGCCGTCGCGCCTTTCGCTGCTCTACTTCGCCCAGCAGAACCGCGTCTACCGCGGTGTCAGCGACCGTGACCTGCGTGCCGCGCGCTTGCCAGGTGGCAGCCCGGTGCTGGCTCAGGCTTTCGTCAAGCAGCTGAAAACCATCAAGACCAGCTCGCCGGTCACCTCCATCGTCCAGGACAAGGACGGCGTCACGGTCAAGGCCGGTACCACCGGCTACCAGGCCGATTACGTGGTCATGGCGGTGCCACTGCGTGCCCTGGCCAAGATTCAGATCACCCCAGGCCTGGATACTCAGCACGTGGCAGCGCTTAGGGGTACCAACTACGGCTGGCGCGACCAGTTGATGCTCAAGTTCAAGCAGCCGGTTTGGGAGAGCCGTTCGCGGATGTCGGGCGAAATCTTCAGTAACGCCGGCCTCGGCATGCTGTGGATCGAGCCTGCGCTCAAGGGTGGCGCCAACGTGGTCATCAACCTCTCCGGCGACAACGCGCGGCTGCTGCAGGCTTTTGGTGACAAGCAGATGGTCGACCAGGTGCTGATCCGCCTGCACGCCTTCTATCCACAGGCTCGTGGGGCGTTCACCGGTTACGAGGTCAAGCGCTACAGCACCGATGCAGGCACCGGGGGGGCCTACCTGGCCTACGGCCCGGGCCAGATCAGCAAGTACTGGCGCCTGTGGGAGCGCCCTGTACAGCGCATTACCTTCGCCGGTGAACACACCGATGCCCTCTACCCAGGCACCCTTGAAGGCGCCTTGCGCAGTGGCCAGCGTGCTGCCAGCCAGGTGCAGGACTTGCTGGCCGGCAAGTCGTTCGACCCGGCCAAGGCGGCGACGGTAGCCGCCGCTGCAACCGCTGGCGCAGCGGCGACCCAGGACAAGGGCGGGTTCTTCTCGCGCCTGTTCGGTGGTGGCGACAAGGCTGAAGTGAAAGCAGCACCGGTTGCCAAGGTCGAGGAGGTTGCTCCGGCGCCAGCTCCCGCTCCTGCGGCTGCACCTGCCGCGGTCACTCCTATCGCCAAGGAAGAACCAGTCAAACCGGCTGCGAGCAAGGCGCTGCCGGCCAAGCAGGCGCCAGCGCACAAGCCGGCGGCCAAGCAGGCGCACAAGGTAACTGAGCAGAAGAAGGCGACCGCCAAGTCTGAGCCGGCCAAGAAGCCGGTGACCAACGCCCAGGCCAAAGCTGATTGA
- a CDS encoding cytochrome b has translation MQLRNSSSRYGVVSIVLHWGVALAVFGLFGLGLWMVGLDYYSPWRKSAPDLHKSIGLVLLAVMMLRVLWRFVSPPPPAPANHGPLTRVAAKLGHLALYLGLFAVMGAGYMISTADGVGIPVFGLFEVPALISDLPDQADVAGVIHLWLAWGLVVFAVLHALAALKHHFIDRDATLTRMLGRKA, from the coding sequence ATGCAACTGCGCAACTCATCTTCTCGCTATGGCGTCGTCAGCATCGTCCTGCACTGGGGCGTGGCGTTGGCAGTTTTCGGTCTGTTCGGCCTGGGCCTCTGGATGGTCGGTCTCGACTACTACAGCCCATGGCGCAAATCGGCCCCAGACCTGCACAAGAGCATCGGCCTGGTGCTGCTGGCGGTGATGATGCTGCGGGTACTCTGGCGTTTCGTCAGCCCACCGCCTCCGGCACCGGCAAACCACGGGCCACTCACCCGTGTCGCCGCCAAGCTGGGGCACCTGGCGCTGTACCTGGGGCTGTTTGCGGTGATGGGTGCCGGCTACATGATTTCGACCGCCGATGGCGTTGGCATCCCGGTCTTCGGCCTGTTCGAAGTGCCGGCCCTGATCAGCGACCTGCCCGACCAGGCCGATGTGGCGGGTGTCATTCACCTGTGGTTGGCCTGGGGCCTGGTGGTCTTTGCCGTGCTGCACGCCCTGGCAGCCTTGAAACACCATTTCATCGACCGTGACGCGACCCTGACTCGCATGCTGGGCCGCAAAGCTTGA
- a CDS encoding YceI family protein produces the protein MLKKTFAALALGTALFSAGQAMAADYKIDKDGQHAFVDWKISHLGYSFIHGTFKDFDGSFSWDSAKPEASKINVELKTASLWSNHAERDKHITSKDFLDVNKYPEAKFVSTSVKSTGEKTADVTGDLTMHGVTKPVTFKATFNGEGKDPWGGERAGFNATTTLNLNDFGIKGPGPTSQTLDLDISLEGVKQK, from the coding sequence ATGTTGAAAAAGACTTTTGCCGCTCTGGCGCTCGGTACCGCATTGTTCTCCGCTGGCCAGGCCATGGCTGCCGACTACAAGATCGACAAGGATGGCCAGCACGCGTTCGTCGACTGGAAGATCAGCCACCTGGGCTACAGCTTCATTCACGGCACCTTCAAGGACTTCGACGGTAGCTTCAGCTGGGACAGTGCCAAGCCTGAAGCCAGCAAGATCAACGTAGAACTGAAGACTGCCAGCCTTTGGTCGAACCACGCCGAGCGTGACAAGCACATCACCAGCAAAGACTTCCTGGATGTGAATAAATACCCTGAGGCCAAGTTCGTCTCCACGAGCGTCAAGTCTACTGGCGAGAAAACCGCAGATGTAACCGGTGATCTGACCATGCACGGCGTCACCAAGCCTGTGACCTTCAAGGCGACCTTCAATGGTGAAGGCAAGGACCCGTGGGGCGGTGAGCGCGCAGGCTTCAATGCCACCACTACCCTTAACCTGAACGACTTCGGCATCAAGGGCCCGGGCCCAACCTCGCAGACCCTCGATCTGGATATCAGCCTCGAAGGTGTGAAGCAGAAGTAA